The Pseudomonas nunensis genome includes the window GCCAATGCTGCATCTGCGCGGCGTCGGCCATGTGGATCAACGCCATCGAACCGTCCAGTTCGGCGCCAACCTTGAACACGCCGACCACGTTCAGTCGCTGCATGCGCGGGGTGATGCCACCCGGTGCGCTGCTGACTTCCGGCACGATCAGGGTGATTTTGTCGCCGACGTTCAAGCGAAAGCGCCGCGCGGTGATTTCACCGACTACCACGCCGAACTCGCCGGGTTTCAAGTCATCGAGACGGCCCTGGACGATGTGCTGCGCAACGATGGAAACCTTGCCTTCCTGCGCCGGATCGATGCCGCTGACCTGAATCGGCTGCATCGAGCCTTTATAAGAGAGCATGCCTTCCATTTCGGTGAACGGCACGGCGGCGGTCACTTCAGGATTTTTCATCGCGGCGGCGGCCACGGGCTGCCAATCGTCGATCGGGTTTACGCCGACGATGGTCGCGTGGGGCACCATACCGAGGATGCGCGAGCTCATTTCGCGCTGGAAACCGTTCATCACCGACAACACCACGATCATTGCCAACACGCCCAGGGCGAGGCCGATCATCGAGGTCATCGAGATGAAAGATACGAAGCGATTGCGGCGCTTTGCGCGGGTATAGCGCGCGCCGATAAAGATCGATAACGGTCTGAACATTCGCTGGGGCACCGTATAAAAATAAAA containing:
- a CDS encoding lipoprotein-releasing ABC transporter permease subunit, giving the protein MFRPLSIFIGARYTRAKRRNRFVSFISMTSMIGLALGVLAMIVVLSVMNGFQREMSSRILGMVPHATIVGVNPIDDWQPVAAAAMKNPEVTAAVPFTEMEGMLSYKGSMQPIQVSGIDPAQEGKVSIVAQHIVQGRLDDLKPGEFGVVVGEITARRFRLNVGDKITLIVPEVSSAPGGITPRMQRLNVVGVFKVGAELDGSMALIHMADAAQMQHWQPNQVQSVRLAVKDLYAAPKVSNDIANGLGTAYKADDWTHTQGSLFSAMKMEKTMIGLLLLMIVAVAAFNIIATLIMVVNDKGADIAILRTIGATPRQIMAIFMVQGTVIGIVGTLIGGVLGVIAALNVSELVGWLERVTGQHIFSSDVYFVSNLPSELQGGDVLLICSAGFILSFLATVYPAWRAAKIEPAHALRYS